One Megalopta genalis isolate 19385.01 chromosome 11, iyMegGena1_principal, whole genome shotgun sequence genomic region harbors:
- the LOC117226024 gene encoding uncharacterized protein LOC117226024 isoform X2 — protein MNWTHGLFDVEEDEEDDDEDDDDDDGDDGDEPEERDDLERLVESGSSSEMSDRCTL, from the exons ATGAACTGGACGCACGGACTGTTCGATGTGGAAGAGGATGAggaggacgacgacgaagacgacgacgacgacgacggagacGACGGAGACGAGCCAGAGGAACGCGATGATCTGGAGAGGCTGGTAGAGAGCGGATCGAGTTCAG AGATGTCTGACCGGTGCACGCTTTAG